One part of the Algibacter sp. L1A34 genome encodes these proteins:
- a CDS encoding HupE/UreJ family protein, translating to MLENFWFNVEYGINHVLDINAYDHVLFLIVLTIPYLFRDWKRVLLLVTMFTLGHTLSLVMAAYGVVTVNGAVVEFLIPITILVAALFNVFTAGKGAQKEKIGILFLTTLFFGLIHGLGFAREFKMLLGSNDNKILLLLEFALGIELAQVIIVFVVLFLGYLIQTIFRFSKRDWVMVISSIVVGLVIPMILNSDFLS from the coding sequence ATGTTAGAAAATTTTTGGTTTAACGTGGAGTATGGTATTAATCACGTACTTGATATAAACGCCTACGATCATGTTTTATTTTTAATTGTTTTAACGATCCCGTATTTATTTAGAGACTGGAAGCGCGTACTTTTATTAGTTACCATGTTTACTTTAGGGCATACACTTTCTCTTGTTATGGCTGCTTATGGCGTTGTTACTGTAAATGGAGCGGTTGTAGAGTTTTTAATACCGATTACCATATTAGTTGCGGCACTTTTTAACGTGTTTACGGCTGGAAAAGGCGCGCAAAAGGAAAAAATAGGTATTTTATTTTTAACCACACTTTTCTTTGGTTTAATACATGGTTTGGGTTTTGCTCGTGAATTTAAAATGCTTTTAGGTAGTAATGATAATAAGATTCTATTACTCCTAGAGTTTGCTTTGGGTATTGAGTTGGCTCAAGTAATAATTGTTTTTGTGGTATTATTTTTGGGCTATTTAATACAAACTATTTTTAGATTTTCTAAGCGCGATTGGGTTATGGTTATCTCATCTATTGTAGTTGGTTTGGTTATTCCGATGATATTGAATAGCGACTTTTTATCTTAA
- a CDS encoding deoxycytidylate deaminase, whose product MPKNKQQKYDKAYLRIAKEWGKLSYCKRRQVGAIIVKDRMIISDGYNGTPSGFENFCEDDDGYTKWYVLHAEANAILKVAASTQSCKGATLYITMSPCKECSKLIHQAGVVKVVYHDSYKDDSGLKFLEKAGIELEQIVDLTAE is encoded by the coding sequence ATGCCAAAAAATAAACAACAAAAATACGATAAGGCCTATTTGCGTATTGCGAAAGAATGGGGGAAGTTATCGTATTGTAAGCGCCGACAGGTTGGTGCAATAATTGTAAAGGACCGAATGATTATTTCTGATGGATATAATGGTACGCCATCGGGTTTCGAGAATTTTTGTGAAGATGATGATGGTTACACCAAATGGTATGTTTTGCATGCTGAAGCTAATGCCATTCTAAAAGTTGCGGCTTCTACGCAGTCATGTAAGGGTGCAACGTTATATATTACCATGTCGCCTTGTAAGGAATGTAGTAAATTAATCCATCAGGCTGGCGTTGTAAAGGTGGTTTATCATGACTCTTATAAAGATGATTCGGGCTTGAAATTTCTTGAAAAAGCCGGTATTGAACTAGAACAAATAGTTGATTTAACAGCAGAATGA
- a CDS encoding M13 family metallopeptidase — protein sequence MKMKPNYLSLLSGLAFLSVVACKTDKKEAVAQVKSIPGINVEFMDTETKPNDDFFRYVNGKWLDNNEIPSDRTRWGSFDELRQKTDDDALTILKAAISTDKDLKKTEVIPGSDQDKAVKLYQTIMDTIARDKQGLEPLKPYLAKIDAIKNIEDLQNYIIEMESKSGSGFVGFYVGAHPKDSNKNVGYIGGGSLGLPDRDYYINDDENSREIRAKYVAHISKMLQYLGEPETEATLEAKHVLDFETRLAESKMDKVERRDARKRYNPRSIADLQKMVPALNWDAYFKGIGVKSIDTVIVGEVKYFDALQTILKENNVADWKAYLRWNTFNDAAGLLSTELDKANWEFYNKELRGAKAQKPLNERALGTVNNTVGEALGKLYVENYFPPEAKAKAERMIKNVILAFQNRISNVSWMTEETKQKAIEKLLALKVKIAYPDQWTDYAELQIEGPEENGSYLQNILNVRAWNHKKTIEDLSKPVDKSEWGMAPQVVNAYFNPPYNEIVFPAAILQPPFYNFTADDAVNYGGIGAVIGHEISHCFDDSGSRYDKNGNLNNWWTDEDLKQFEALGKNLADQYSAIEVLPDVHINGAFTLGENIGDLGGVNAAYDALQMDMEANGRPEAIDGFTPEQRFFMSWATVWRSKMRDDALKTRIKTDPHSPGMNRAVQPLLNIDTFYEAFNIKAGDSMYIEPENRVKIW from the coding sequence ATGAAAATGAAACCGAATTATTTATCACTACTAAGTGGACTCGCATTTTTATCTGTTGTTGCCTGTAAAACCGATAAAAAAGAAGCTGTAGCCCAAGTTAAATCCATTCCAGGAATCAATGTAGAATTCATGGATACCGAAACAAAACCAAACGACGATTTTTTTAGATACGTTAACGGAAAATGGTTAGACAACAACGAAATTCCATCAGACAGAACACGCTGGGGAAGTTTTGATGAACTTAGACAAAAAACTGATGACGATGCACTTACTATTCTAAAAGCAGCAATATCAACAGATAAAGATTTAAAGAAAACAGAAGTTATTCCAGGCTCGGATCAAGATAAAGCGGTAAAACTATACCAAACCATAATGGATACTATTGCTAGAGATAAGCAAGGTTTAGAGCCATTAAAACCATACTTAGCAAAAATAGACGCTATAAAAAACATCGAAGATTTACAAAACTATATAATCGAAATGGAATCTAAAAGTGGTTCTGGATTTGTTGGTTTCTACGTGGGTGCTCACCCTAAAGACAGTAACAAAAATGTTGGATATATAGGAGGCGGTAGTTTAGGCTTACCCGATCGTGACTATTATATTAATGACGATGAAAACTCTAGAGAGATTAGAGCAAAATATGTGGCACATATCTCGAAAATGCTTCAATATTTAGGAGAGCCAGAAACAGAAGCTACCTTAGAGGCTAAACATGTTTTAGATTTCGAAACCCGATTAGCCGAATCTAAAATGGACAAAGTAGAGCGTCGCGATGCTCGTAAACGCTACAATCCAAGATCTATAGCTGATTTACAAAAAATGGTGCCAGCTCTAAATTGGGACGCTTACTTTAAAGGTATTGGCGTAAAATCTATCGATACCGTTATTGTGGGAGAAGTAAAATACTTTGACGCCTTACAAACCATTTTAAAAGAAAATAATGTAGCCGATTGGAAAGCCTATTTACGCTGGAATACCTTTAATGACGCTGCTGGACTTTTAAGCACCGAGTTAGATAAAGCAAACTGGGAATTCTACAATAAAGAACTTCGCGGTGCAAAAGCACAAAAACCATTAAACGAGCGCGCTTTAGGAACGGTAAACAATACAGTTGGAGAAGCTTTAGGGAAACTATATGTAGAAAACTATTTTCCACCAGAAGCAAAAGCGAAAGCCGAAAGAATGATTAAAAATGTTATTCTAGCATTTCAAAACAGAATTTCTAACGTATCATGGATGACGGAAGAAACCAAGCAAAAAGCTATTGAAAAACTTTTAGCCTTAAAAGTAAAAATTGCTTACCCTGATCAATGGACAGATTATGCTGAGTTACAAATAGAAGGTCCAGAAGAAAATGGATCTTATTTACAAAACATACTTAATGTTAGAGCTTGGAATCATAAAAAAACTATTGAAGATTTATCTAAACCAGTAGACAAAAGCGAATGGGGCATGGCACCACAAGTAGTGAATGCTTACTTTAACCCACCGTACAACGAGATTGTTTTTCCTGCTGCTATTCTACAACCACCATTTTACAACTTCACAGCCGATGATGCTGTAAATTATGGAGGTATTGGTGCTGTAATTGGTCATGAAATCTCACACTGTTTTGATGATTCTGGATCACGCTACGATAAAAACGGAAACCTAAATAACTGGTGGACTGATGAAGATTTAAAACAATTTGAAGCTTTAGGTAAAAACTTAGCCGATCAATATAGTGCTATTGAAGTTTTACCCGATGTGCATATTAACGGTGCTTTTACACTTGGTGAAAACATTGGTGATTTAGGTGGTGTAAATGCTGCTTACGATGCCTTACAGATGGATATGGAAGCTAACGGCAGACCAGAAGCAATTGATGGCTTTACACCAGAACAACGCTTTTTTATGAGTTGGGCAACTGTGTGGAGATCTAAAATGAGAGACGATGCTTTAAAAACAAGAATAAAGACAGATCCACATTCTCCTGGTATGAACAGAGCTGTTCAACCTTTACTTAATATCGATACGTTTTACGAAGCGTTTAATATTAAAGCTGGAGACAGCATGTATATTGAACCAGAAAACCGTGTAAAAATCTGGTAA
- a CDS encoding S41 family peptidase, translating into MTYQKKYLPLILGIAIAAGIFIGGKLSFSGSSDRVFTKNTKKEKLNRLIDYIDYDYVDDINTDSIVDVTVNGILENLDPHSVYIPKEEMEGVTENMKGDFVGIGVSFYPYKDSIAVIRAIEGGPSEKAGIKGGDRIVMADGDSLYGSKLRENDMVKKLKGRIDTNVKLKIFRRGEPELLDITVRRDNIPIKSVDAAYMLTNKLGYIKVNRFAESTYKEFKAGLDKLQDLGATEIALDLRDNPGGFLTIAEQILDEFLEDEKLLLFTKNKSGRINKSFATDEGDFEDGKIYVLINENSASASEIVAGAIQDNDKGIIVGRRSYGKGLVQREMDLGDGSAVRLTVSRYYTPTGRSIQRPYKNGNKDYYDDYFERLESGELLDSDKIEVADSLKFTTPGGKVVYGGGGIIPDVFVPIDTGMQNETLTFLQRRGFMGYFVFEELEKDRHKYDDISRRDFIDSFEISDDMVLAFQDYLNVRTDSAITFVAYHQEIKQFIKATLGDQLFGNGAFDEIFNQSDIMIDEVIKLSDDGDVVEEKE; encoded by the coding sequence ATGACATATCAAAAAAAATATTTGCCCTTAATTTTAGGTATAGCTATAGCTGCCGGTATTTTTATTGGTGGAAAGTTGAGCTTTTCGGGGTCGTCGGATCGTGTTTTTACGAAGAATACCAAAAAAGAAAAACTTAACAGATTAATCGATTATATTGATTACGATTATGTTGATGATATAAATACAGATAGTATTGTTGATGTTACGGTAAATGGCATTTTAGAGAATTTAGATCCACATTCAGTATATATTCCGAAGGAAGAAATGGAGGGTGTTACCGAAAACATGAAAGGTGATTTTGTGGGTATCGGTGTTAGTTTTTACCCTTATAAAGATTCTATTGCGGTTATTCGTGCAATAGAAGGTGGCCCGAGTGAAAAGGCTGGAATTAAAGGTGGGGACAGAATTGTGATGGCTGATGGTGATTCGCTTTACGGAAGTAAATTGCGAGAAAATGATATGGTTAAAAAGCTTAAAGGTCGCATTGATACCAATGTGAAACTTAAGATTTTTAGAAGGGGCGAGCCAGAACTTTTAGATATTACTGTAAGACGCGATAATATTCCAATTAAAAGTGTGGATGCGGCTTATATGCTTACTAATAAATTGGGGTATATTAAGGTGAATCGCTTCGCGGAATCTACTTATAAAGAATTTAAAGCAGGTTTAGATAAATTACAAGATTTAGGTGCTACGGAAATCGCTTTGGATTTACGTGATAACCCAGGAGGCTTTTTAACCATTGCAGAGCAAATTTTAGATGAGTTTCTTGAAGATGAAAAACTCTTGTTATTTACCAAAAATAAAAGCGGACGTATTAATAAAAGTTTTGCTACAGATGAAGGTGATTTTGAAGACGGTAAAATTTACGTGCTAATTAACGAAAACTCGGCTTCGGCTAGTGAAATTGTTGCTGGTGCTATACAAGATAATGACAAGGGAATTATTGTTGGAAGGCGCTCTTACGGTAAAGGTTTGGTGCAACGCGAAATGGATTTGGGTGATGGTAGTGCTGTACGCCTAACGGTATCTCGATATTATACACCAACAGGGCGGTCTATTCAACGGCCATATAAAAACGGAAATAAGGATTATTACGATGATTATTTTGAACGCTTAGAAAGTGGAGAATTACTGGACTCGGATAAGATAGAAGTTGCAGATTCCTTGAAGTTTACAACGCCTGGCGGAAAGGTGGTTTACGGTGGCGGAGGTATTATTCCCGATGTTTTTGTACCTATTGATACGGGTATGCAAAATGAAACATTAACGTTTTTACAACGTCGTGGTTTTATGGGGTATTTTGTGTTTGAAGAATTAGAAAAAGATCGTCATAAATATGATGATATATCACGTCGAGATTTTATAGATTCTTTTGAAATTAGTGACGATATGGTACTTGCTTTCCAAGACTATTTAAATGTAAGAACAGATTCTGCTATAACTTTTGTGGCATACCATCAAGAAATTAAACAGTTTATTAAAGCAACTTTAGGAGATCAATTGTTTGGTAACGGTGCTTTTGATGAAATTTTTAATCAGAGTGACATTATGATAGATGAGGTTATTAAATTGAGTGATGATGGAGATGTGGTGGAAGAGAAGGAGTAG